Part of the Tetragenococcus koreensis genome, ATAAAGTAAAACTACGTAAATGAGGGGATTTCATGCTATTAACAGAAAAAATCGAAGAAATTACTTTTTCTCCTGCTGAAACAAACGTGATCAATTACATTCTTACCGATTATACAAAAATTGAAGACACTACAGTAAAAGCTATTGCCAAAGAAACTTTTGTACACCCTTCTACCTTGATTCGTGTAGCAAAAAAATTAGGTTTTCATGGTTGGAATGATTTCAAAGCAGCTTTTGTGAAAAAACAACAATATTTACATAATCATTTTGTCCAAACAGATGCCAATCTACCATTTGTTGAAAATGATAGTATTTTAACGATCGCACAAAAAATCGCTTCTTTAGAACAAGCGACTATTGCAGATACACTTTCCTTACTTGAACATAAAGAATTACAAAAAGCGACCGAACTATTATATCAATCAAAGCAAATCAAAATTTTTACTTCTAACGCTAATCTTTTGATTTCACAAGATTTTGCTTTAAAAATGCGCCGAATAAAAAAACAAACCAGTGCAGCAGAAATCATTGGCGAACAAGTTTATGATGCTCACAGCACGGACGAAAATACTTGTGTTCTGTTGATTTCTTACACTGGCGAAAATAGCATGCTCAAACGGCTTCTCCCCATTTTGAAGCAACAAGGTGCAACAATTATCGCGCTAACAGGAATTGGCGAGAACACTTTGACAAAATTTGCCGATTGCCATTTACACTTAGCAACGCGAGAAAAGCTCTATTCAAAAATTAGTAGTTATACAACAAGTACGTCAATTTCTTATTTATTAGATATCTTGTATAGCACAGTTTTTGCTAAAAATTATCAAAAAAATATGGCTCATTTAGTTGCTATCGGAAAAGAATATGATAATCGAACAAGTACCTCACCTGTCATGCATGAAGGCAGCTCAGCCAAACTACAAATAACCGATTCTTTTATTCCTAATTAAATGACCCTAAAAAATGACCACATTTCTATGATTTTAAAGAAATTTAGAGGAGGCAGAGTAAATTTGGTCTAGTTTTTGAAAAATAAAGAAAAATTTGTTACTCTTCTTTTCATAAAAAAAAGCGAATCTTTAAGATCCGCTTTTTTCTTATTTTTGATTTTTCATTTGTTGCATCATTTGACGTATTTTCTTTTCAGAAGGTTTTTGCCCCATTGACATCATCATTGTGCGTAACATATCTTCATTAATGGGTGGATTTTTTTTCATATAGTCTTCCATGTATTTACGTGCTAAAAAGAAACCGCCAATAGCTCCAATAACTAAAGCGATCACTGCAATCAAGATTACATAACCGATTGACATTTTGTATTCTCCTTTCCTCTAGACTGTCCATTAAGTATTTTACTAGAAAAATAACGAAAAGAAAAGGTAGAAATCACTCTTTTTAACAATTACCTTACAACTGATCTAATTCGTCCATATCCTCTTTTTGTAAAACAAAATCGACTTGAGCATTTTCTAAAATATAGGTTTCATGCACAGACTTAGGAAGTGGCAATACATCTTTTTGCAACAAGTAACGAATAGCGATTTGTGGAATGGATTTGTCATATTTTTTCGCTATTTTTTGAATCCGTTCATCATCTAGTATTCCACCAGTCGCTAGCGGTGAATAACCTTCGACTAAGATCGAATGCTTCTGACAAAAATCAATATTACCTGTACTCAAATTGCCAATATAACATTTGATTTGGTTAACCATGGGTTTTATTTTCCCATTTTCGATAATATTTTTTAGGTCATCAATATTGAAATTTGACACACCGATTGCTTTTGTTTTTCCTTCATGGTAAGCATCTTCTAAAGCTTGCCATACTTGATTATTCTTCCGATCATCATTTTCGCGTGGTTCGCCAATTCTACTCCAAGGTCTAGGCGCGTGGATCAATAACAAATCAACATGATCCAAGCCCAAACGTCGCAAGGACTCATCAATATTTTCCATCGCTTTTGCATAGGTATCTGTTTCTGCTGGGACTTTGGTTGTAACAAAAATTTCATCGCGAGCCACAGAGGCATCCTTTATCGCTTGACCCACTTCAGTTTCATTTCCATAAACATACGCAGTGTCTACATGTTTATAGCCATTATCCAAGGCGTATTTCGTAGCACGATAAGCATCATCTGGAGACATTTGCCAAGTACCAAAACCAATTTTAGGTATCTTTGTATCATTTGCTAATTGAAAAGTTTCCTCTAAAATCATCGTTCATCCCTGCCCTTCTAATTTTTATTATACAGAAAAATGACCAGGTACACAAAAAGCAGAAATGAGTATTCTGCTTTTGCTCACTTACTGTTGTTCAATTTTTTCTAACAAATCAGGATCAAATTTCCCATTACGAAGCATCGCAATTTCAAAGCCATAAGGTGATTTTTTATTTTTCTTATCTTCACCCACCCAAGGCGTTTCTAAAATTTTGGGTAATTTCGCTAATTTATCATGATGTGCCACTTGATTCAAAGCATCAAAACCAATAGTCCCAAAACCAATATTAGCATGGCGGTCTTTATGTGAGCCTTGGTCATTTTTAGAATCATTGATATGAACGACTTTCAAACGATCTAAACCGATCACTTTGTCAAATTCATCCAATACCCCATCAAAATCATCGCGAATGTTATATCCTGCATCACTAGCGTGGCAGGTATCAAATGTGACCGAAAGTTTATCATTTAAAGTAACTCCGTCGATAATGCGCGCAATTTCTTCAAAAGATCGGCCAATTTCAGTCCCCTTTCCAGCCATAGTCTCTAGCGCAATTTGTGCTACCTGATTTTTATCTAGTGCTTCATTTAAACCTTTGACAATTTGTGCGATACCAGCATCTGCTCCAGCGCCTACATGTGAGCCAGGATGCAACGTAATTTGTTTGGCACCTAGTGCTTCTGCCCGTTCAATTTCATCTTTTAAAAACTGAATAGCAAATTCAAAAGCTTGCTTTTTAGCTGGATTACCTAAATTAACGATATACGGCGCATGAACAACAATATTGGACAAGCCATGTTCATCCATATATTTTTTTCCTTCATCAATACGCATATCTTCAATCGCTTTTCTGCGAGTATTTTGTGGAGCTCCTGTATAGATCATGAAGGTAGACGCGTCATAGCTCGCAGCTTCTTGGGCAGAACCTAACAACATCTCTTTTCCTTTCATTGAAACATGAGAACCTATTAACATATCATTTCCTCCTATCTTTTTTCCTATGTATCTGAAATTTTTAAACAGATGAGCCTAGCAATAGTAATAGTAGGGTCATCAACGGCAAGCTCACTAAGAAACTAACGGAAGAAGCAAACCCGACACTTTCTTCTTTGATTCCTGCTATGACCGAGTTCACTACGCCAAATAATGGCACCGGCGTAACACAAAGCAGACACAGGATAATTTTAGTTAGTGAGGCGATGGGTAACAAATAAAAGAATAATACAAACAATAATCCCATTGCATAACGTAATGTTAATAACTGTAAAACGGTGTTACGATCGGGTTTAGGTAAACGTAATTCTAAATACAAACCGATCATGAACATCGACAAAAAGACATTGGCGTCCGCCACCGGTTCTAATACCGTTAGAAAAGACGCGGGTAAGTCAATGGAAATTAAGCGTAACCCTAACATAACCACATAGCAAGTGAAAGGAATTGAGGAAAACAATTGCCTCAATATACTTTTAAAATGAACCCCAGTGTTTTGTCCCGTTAAACGATCACTGACAACTTTGGTACCACCAGCAAGCATAATACTGTTCCCAATATCAAACATGGATAATAAAGGAACGCCTAATGGTAAGAAGCCTTGCACAAAAGGCAATGTGAAGTTTCCAATATTAAAACCAGAGGCACAATAGATAAAAAATTGCTGGTCAGTTGTTGTTTTCTTTTTAGCTGCAAAATAACTTAGAAAAATTTGTAAGAATGACCAAAGTAATCCAAGTAATACAAACAGTAGTAAATTGCCCTTGATATCTAGATTAGCTAAATTAATAATGACAACTGCCGGCAAAGTCACATTCATAATCACAATAGATAAGCTGGAACCGTCTGCTTTGTTCAAAAAGCCAATCTGCTTTAAAAAATAAGCCAGTAAGATAATTAAAAACAAACCGACAGCGCGCGTGATAATCGTTCCCAATCAAAAAACTTCCTTCTTAAAAAAATCGAATCACAAGAAAACAAATCTCTTGTGATTCTTTTCCTATCTTTCATTAAAAGCGCAACATAAAGTATCTTTTTTTGCCGCGACGAATAACGGTGGTTTTTCCACTTAATTTATCCTCTTCAGCAATTTCGTAACTAGTATCTTGAATGCGATCACCATTAAGATAGATCGCTCCATTATTGATATCTTCTCTTGCTTGTCGCTTCGAAGTTTCAATACCCGCAGCAAGTAATAGGTCAACGAGGTTCAACGAATCTTCAGAACTAACTTCATAAGCGGGTACGCCACTAAAAGCTTGGTCTAATTCATCTGCATTTAACGCCTTTATCGAGCCATTAAATAATGCATCAGAGATACGTACAGCTTGCTCATAAGCTTCTTTTCCGTGAACTAGAGTAGTCACATCTTTAGCTAATGCTTTTTGAGCTACTCGCGTTTCCGGAGCTTGATTGAATTCTTCCTCAATTTCAGCAATTTCATCTAAACGAAAGAAAGTAAAGTATTTCAAGAACTTGACCGCATCACGATCATCTGTATTCAACCAAAATTGGTAAAATTCATAAGGGCTCGTTTTGTTAGCATCTAACCAAATAGCGTTGCCTTCGGTTTTACCAAATTTTTTTCCGTCTGCTTTGGTAATTAATGGTATCGTCAAGCCAAAACCTTGCACTCCTTC contains:
- a CDS encoding MurR/RpiR family transcriptional regulator, which encodes MLLTEKIEEITFSPAETNVINYILTDYTKIEDTTVKAIAKETFVHPSTLIRVAKKLGFHGWNDFKAAFVKKQQYLHNHFVQTDANLPFVENDSILTIAQKIASLEQATIADTLSLLEHKELQKATELLYQSKQIKIFTSNANLLISQDFALKMRRIKKQTSAAEIIGEQVYDAHSTDENTCVLLISYTGENSMLKRLLPILKQQGATIIALTGIGENTLTKFADCHLHLATREKLYSKISSYTTSTSISYLLDILYSTVFAKNYQKNMAHLVAIGKEYDNRTSTSPVMHEGSSAKLQITDSFIPN
- a CDS encoding aldo/keto reductase gives rise to the protein MILEETFQLANDTKIPKIGFGTWQMSPDDAYRATKYALDNGYKHVDTAYVYGNETEVGQAIKDASVARDEIFVTTKVPAETDTYAKAMENIDESLRRLGLDHVDLLLIHAPRPWSRIGEPRENDDRKNNQVWQALEDAYHEGKTKAIGVSNFNIDDLKNIIENGKIKPMVNQIKCYIGNLSTGNIDFCQKHSILVEGYSPLATGGILDDERIQKIAKKYDKSIPQIAIRYLLQKDVLPLPKSVHETYILENAQVDFVLQKEDMDELDQL
- the tyrS gene encoding tyrosine--tRNA ligase, whose protein sequence is MHSDFFQELKQRGLVHQTTDEETLEKQLNEESVKLYVGFDPTADSLHIGHLLPILMLRRFQQNGHVPIALVGGGTGMIGDPSFKDQERQLNPLSTVQDWSNNIKQQLSQFIDFNNEKNPAIVANNYDWLGEMTLIDFLRDVGKNFTINYMMSKESVKRRIEAGISYTEFAYQLLQAYDFLKLYQKYGCLLQLGGSDQWGNITSGIELLHREEGVQGFGLTIPLITKADGKKFGKTEGNAIWLDANKTSPYEFYQFWLNTDDRDAVKFLKYFTFFRLDEIAEIEEEFNQAPETRVAQKALAKDVTTLVHGKEAYEQAVRISDALFNGSIKALNADELDQAFSGVPAYEVSSEDSLNLVDLLLAAGIETSKRQAREDINNGAIYLNGDRIQDTSYEIAEEDKLSGKTTVIRRGKKRYFMLRF
- a CDS encoding YneF family protein, with the translated sequence MSIGYVILIAVIALVIGAIGGFFLARKYMEDYMKKNPPINEDMLRTMMMSMGQKPSEKKIRQMMQQMKNQK
- a CDS encoding deoxyribonuclease IV, encoding MLIGSHVSMKGKEMLLGSAQEAASYDASTFMIYTGAPQNTRRKAIEDMRIDEGKKYMDEHGLSNIVVHAPYIVNLGNPAKKQAFEFAIQFLKDEIERAEALGAKQITLHPGSHVGAGADAGIAQIVKGLNEALDKNQVAQIALETMAGKGTEIGRSFEEIARIIDGVTLNDKLSVTFDTCHASDAGYNIRDDFDGVLDEFDKVIGLDRLKVVHINDSKNDQGSHKDRHANIGFGTIGFDALNQVAHHDKLAKLPKILETPWVGEDKKNKKSPYGFEIAMLRNGKFDPDLLEKIEQQ
- a CDS encoding AEC family transporter yields the protein MGTIITRAVGLFLIILLAYFLKQIGFLNKADGSSLSIVIMNVTLPAVVIINLANLDIKGNLLLFVLLGLLWSFLQIFLSYFAAKKKTTTDQQFFIYCASGFNIGNFTLPFVQGFLPLGVPLLSMFDIGNSIMLAGGTKVVSDRLTGQNTGVHFKSILRQLFSSIPFTCYVVMLGLRLISIDLPASFLTVLEPVADANVFLSMFMIGLYLELRLPKPDRNTVLQLLTLRYAMGLLFVLFFYLLPIASLTKIILCLLCVTPVPLFGVVNSVIAGIKEESVGFASSVSFLVSLPLMTLLLLLLGSSV